One window of the Magnolia sinica isolate HGM2019 chromosome 19, MsV1, whole genome shotgun sequence genome contains the following:
- the LOC131235248 gene encoding peroxidase P7-like, giving the protein MAGITKSTLCVGLLIMMMMAISSPVSAQLSVSFYANTCPSVFDTVRAAVRSAINREARMGASLLRLFFHDCFVNGCDGGVLLADTGSFVGEQTAAPNQNSLRGFNVIDTIKAQVDRACGRVVVSCADILAIAARDSVVELGGPSYSVPLGRRDARTASRDGANSDLPGFFDDLNRLIQLFSNKGFTAREMVALSGAHTIGQARCDKFRGRIYGGTNIDAAFATSLQATCPRDPGNGDGNLAPLDPQSPNRFGNNYYQALLNRRGLLSSDQVLFNGGSTDSIVTTYSNDANAFSTDFANAMVKMGNLSPLTGTQGEIRTNCARIN; this is encoded by the exons ATGGCTGGTATTACTAAATCCACTCTTTGTGTGGGCCTcttgatcatgatgatgatggcCATATCATCTCCTGTATCAGCACAACTCTCAGTCTCCTTCTACGCAAACACCTGCCCTTCTGTCTTCGACACCGTAAGGGCTGCAGTGCGGTCCGCCATCAATAGAGAGGCCCGAATGGGGGCGTCTCTCTTACGGTTGTTCTTCCACGACTGTTTTGTTAAT GGTTGCGATGGAGGGGTTCTTCTCGCTGATACTGGATCATTCGTGGGAGAGCAAACTGCTGCACCTAACCAGAACTCACTTAGAGGATTCAATGTGATCGATACCATAAAGGCACAAGTCGATCGAGCATGCGGCCGTGTAGTGGTGTCCTGTGCTGACATCCTAGCCATTGCTGCCCGTGACTCCGTCGTAGAA cttggtgggccatcttaCTCAGTCCCATTGGGGAGGAGGGATGCAAGAACTGCAAGCAGAGATGGAGCAAACAGCGATCTTCCGGGGTTCTTCGATGACCTTAATAGACTCATTCAGCTATTTAGCAACAAGGGGTTTACTGCGAGGGAGATGGTCGCATTGTCCGGCGCACACACCATCGGCCAGGCTAGGTGTGACAAATTCAGGGGCCGGATCTACGGTGGCACCAACATCGATGCTGCCTTTGCAACCTCTCTGCAGGCCACCTGCCCTAGAGATCCTGGAAATGGCGACGGCAACCTGGCTCCACTAGACCCCCAGAGCCCAAACCGCTTTGGGAACAACTACTATCAGGCACTGCTCAACCGAAGGGGCCTACTTAGCTCTGATCAGGTGTTGTTTAATGGCGGGTCCACTGATTCTATTGTAACGACATACAGCAACGATGCAAATGCGTTCTCAACAGATTTTGCCAATGCGATGGTGAAGATGGGGAACTTGAGCCCACTCACTGGGACCCAAGGCGAGATTCGAACTAATTGTGCGAGGATTAATTAA
- the LOC131235222 gene encoding pentatricopeptide repeat-containing protein At1g06140, mitochondrial-like — MKTGRLEHQVPNNPSEMSVFIPLQSVTAFAPSRKQYHLFPPSIPLSLVKYERSLIIGKSMQPNCKSSDSEEAHFKNSEILNKRTRFFDIEGGNSKKFGFLKNPALVADVSSMGSVIREWTEIGLYEDAIGLYLEILSFGVPADEFSCFPCLIKAFGKLRDLGKAKQIHGHVLKIGVAKDVYIHNSLFAMYWECGAVDDAVDRFDRMPELDTVSWNIMISGFNRSMRPLAALKFFSQMRDSGMKPNRVTCLSALSACASCGSLATGREIHAFVVKNGLDSDVALVSGIVDMYMKCGDLTNAEHAFTRTRIGSNTVAWNAMISGYVYNRCPVEALILFHKMLVLGVESDFPTMVSILVSCSHLSDLEVGRQIHGYLITNGLQNDVRVETAVLDMYFKCGDIEAGLKIFKQFPNKNSVTWGAIISGCAQNSLPAKALELFSQFISVGGRADFLTVISVLRACSSMSLKLNGMEIHGFSIKMGFDSDVFVGGALTDMYAKCGDIRSARKVLLRLPKRDVVAWNALIAGYTQNDYTDNALMGFRDMQLEHVGPNTVTISCILTVCSRLSAFVLCKQIHCYILRNGLELNVPVSNSLLATYARCGDINSALYLFRKMPEKDEISWNSMISGLGMHGCTDEVFALFYEMKAVGMKPDHITYTSVLSACSHTGRVNEGWQHFRSMSNEYGILPTLEQYTCMVDLLGRAGHLDGAYDLIMHMPCEPDAYVWGSLLRSCKIHGDKLLAEQVASQIFRFNARSTGYHVLLSNLYEDFGEWDDVSRIRAGMKDTGLKKRPGCSWIEVNNEVHVFLAGDRSHSQSEDIYAVLEILTENIEEEGCSP; from the coding sequence ATGAAAACTGGCAGGTTAGAGCATCAGGTGCCGAATAACCCTTCCGAAATGTCGGTTTTCATACCGCTACAAAGTGTAACGGCTTTTGCACCGTCCCGCAAGCAGTATCACCTCTTTCCACCCTCAATCCCTCTATCGCTGGTAAAATACGAAAGATCTTTGATCATCGGAAAATCCATGCAACCAAACTGTAAATCATCAGATTCCGAAGAAGCCCATTTCAAGAATTCAGAGATCTTGAATAAACGTACTAGATTTTTCGACATCGAAGGTGGGAATTCGAAGAAATTTGGCTTTTTGAAGAACCCGGCATTGGTAGCGGATGTTTCTTCAATGGGTTCAGTAATCAGAGAGTGGACTGAGATCGGATTGTACGAGGATGCAATTGGGCTTTATTTAGAAATTTTGAGTTTTGGCGTTCCGGCTGATGAGTTCTCATGTTTTCCGTGTTTGATCAAGGCGTTTGGCAAGCTCCGAGATTTGGGAAAGGCAAAACAGATTCATGGGCATGTTTTAAAGATTGGGGTTGCGAAGGATGTTTACATCCATAATTCCTTGTTCGCGATGTATTGGGAATGTGGTGCGGTTGATGATGCAGTGGACAGGTTTGATAGAATGCCTGAACTAGATACAGTCTCGTGGAATATAATGATATCGGGTTTTAACCGGTCAATGAGGCCTTTGGCCGCCCTCAAATTTTTTTCTCAGATGCGAGATTCGGGTATGAAGCCGAATCGGGTGACTTGTCTTTCAGCTCTGTCGGCATGTGCTTCTTGTGGGTCTTTGGCTACTGGGCGGGAGATACATGCCTTTGTTGTGAAAAATGGGTTGGATTCTGATGTTGCTTTGGTCAGTGGGATCGTCGATATGTACATGAAATGTGGGGATTTAACAAATGCAGAGCACGCTTTCACAAGAACAAGGATAGGAAGTAATACGGTTGCTTGGAATGCGATGATTTCAGGTTATGTTTACAACAGGTGTCCAGTCGAGGCATTGATATTGTTTCACAAAATGCTCGTATTGGGCGTAGAATCTGATTTCCCAACAATGGTATCCATTCTAGTATCATGTTCACATTTATCAGATCTTGAAGTTGGACGGCAAATCCATGGCTACCTTATCACTAATGGGTTGCAGAATGATGTAAGGGTTGAAACAGCGGTTTTGGACATGTATTTTAAGTGTGGCGATATTGAAGCTGGTCTGAAAATATTCAAACAGTTCCCGAATAAGAATTCTGTTACGTGGGGTGCTATAATCTCTGGTTGTGCTCAAAATTCCCTTCCTGCTAAGGCATTGGAACTGTTTTCTCAGTTCATTTCTGTAGGAGGCAGAGCAGATTTTCTCACTGTTATCTCTGTTCTTCGAGCATGTTCATCCATGTCCCTTAAGCTCAATGGCATGGAAATCCATGGATTTTCGATCAAAATGGGATTTGATTCCGATGTTTTTGTTGGTGGTGCACTGACTGATATGTATGCAAAGTGCGGAGATATCAGGTCTGCTCGAAAGGTGTTGCTTAGATTACCAAAGAGGGATGTGGTGGCATGGAATGCTTTGATAGCTGGGTATACTCAGAATGATTATACAGACAATGCTCTGATGGGATTTCGAGATATGCAGCTTGAACATGTGGGACCCAATACTGTAACCATCTCATGCATTCTCACCGTCTGTTCACGGCTATCGGCATTTGTCCTTTGTAAACAGATCCATTGTTACATTTTACGAAACGGTTTGGAATTGAATGTTCCTGTTAGCAATTCCCTTCTAGCTACTTATGCTCGATGTGGGGATATAAACAGTGCCCTTTATTTGTTCCGGAAGATGCCTGAAAAGGATGAAATTTCATGGAATTCGATGATATCTGGGCTTGGAATGCATGGCTGTACGGATGAAGTGTTTGCATTGTTCTATGAGATGAAAGCCGTGGGCATGAAGCCTGACCACATAACGTATACTTCTGTTCTTTCTGCATGCAGCCATACAGGGAGGGTGAATGAAGGGTGGCAACATTTTAGAAGCATGAGTAATGAATATGGGATTCTCCCAACACTTGAACAGTATACTTGCATGGTAGATCTGTTGGGCCGAGCGGGCCATCTAGATGGAGCATATGATCTGATCATGCACATGCCTTGTGAGCCTGATGCCTATGTCTGGGGTTCATTGCTCAGGTCTTGCAAAATCCATGGGGATAAACTGTTAGCAGAACAAGTGGCGAGCCAAATTTTCAGATTCAATGCAAGAAGTACTGGATACCACGTGCTCCTGTCTAATCTGTATGAAGATTTTGGGGAATGGGATGATGTTTCAAGGATTAGAGCAGGCATGAAAGACACAGGCCTGAAGAAAAGGCCTGGATGCAGTTGGATTGAAGTGAATAATGAGGTTCATGTATTCCTTGCTGGTGATCGCTCACATTCTCAATCAGAGGACATATATGCCGTCCTTGAAATATTGACAGAAAATATCGAAGAGGAAGGATGCAGCCCATAG
- the LOC131235454 gene encoding peroxidase P7-like, which produces MAGVTQSSLCVGLLIMMIMAISSPVSAQLSVSFYANTCPSVFDTVRAAVQSAINSEARMGASLLRLFFHDCFVNGCDGGILLADTGSFVGEQTAAPNQNSLRGFNVIDTIKTQVDQACGRVVVSCADILAIAARDSVVALGGPTYSVPVGRRDARTASRDRANSDLPAFFNDLNTLIQLFSNKGFTAREMVALSGAHTVGQARCDKFRDRIYNATNIDAAFATSRQATCPRAAGNGDGNLAPLDPQSPNRFDNNYYQALLNRRGLLTSDQVLFNGGSTDSIVTTYSNDANAFSTDFANAMVKMGNLSPLTGTQGEIRTNCARIN; this is translated from the exons ATGGCTGGTGTTACTCAATCCAGTCTCTGTGTGGGCCTCTTGATTATGATGATCATGGCCATATCATCTCCTGTATCAGCACAACTCTCAGTCTCGTTCTACGCAAACACCTGTCCTTCTGTCTTCGATACCGTCAGGGCCGCGGTGCAGTCCGCTATCAATAGTGAGGCCCGCATGGGAGCATCTCTCTTACGGTTGTTCTTCCACGACTGCTTTGTTAAT GGTTGCGATGGAGGTATTCTTCTCGCTGATACCGGATCATTTGTAGGAGAGCAAACTGCTGCACCTAACCAGAACTCACTTAGAGGATTCAACGTGATCGATACCATAAAGACGCAAGTCGATCAAGCTTGCGGCCGCGTAGTCGTGTCCTGTGCTGACATCCTAGCCATTGCTGCTCGTGACTCCGTCGTCGCA cttggtgggccaacatactcAGTCCCAGTGGGGAGGAGGGATGCAAGAACTGCAAGCAGAGATAGAGCAAACAGTGATCTTCCGGCGTTCTTCAATGACCTTAATACACTCATTCAACTATTTAGCAACAAGGGGTTTACTGCGAGGGAGATGGTCGCATTGTCCGGCGCACACACTGTAGGCCAGGCTAGGTGTGACAAATTCAGGGACCGGATCTACAATGCCACCAACATCGATGCTGCCTTTGCAACCTCCCGACAGGCCACCTGCCCTAGAGCTGCCGGAAATGGCGACGGCAACCTGGCCCCACTAGACCCTCAGAGCCCAAACCGCTTTGATAACAACTACTATCAGGCGCTGCTCAACCGAAGGGGATTACTTACCTCTGATCAGGTGCTGTTTAATGGTGGGTCCACTGATTCTATTGTAACAACATACAGCAACGATGCCAATGCGTTCTCGACGGATTTCGCCAATGCGATGGTGAAGATGGGGAACTTGAGCCCACTCACTGGGACCCAAGGCGAGATTCGAACTAATTGTGCGAGGATTAATTAA